The following coding sequences are from one Rhipicephalus microplus isolate Deutch F79 chromosome 3, USDA_Rmic, whole genome shotgun sequence window:
- the LOC142803065 gene encoding neprilysin-1-like, with translation MRHYEECQEQHAEREDHASRPASRSGQGRVSSVPAFAIVLLSTAGCTVVLGVTGVVYSTQPASTQNESHERPVAIHMEASRSKLAVDGACESSFCEWNKDYILRAADPSRDPCDDFYAHACNAQRWYRVGSRSTRPFAELGTTQLMTDMERFFRYFIQLKGSPMEDNFLSRVMWVNEACQKSTAPRTNITAELEVVFNNLGIVGGLPVRLVPRGKLAELVAAGDRHLQLQPLFKVKVLHRQERGANGNFDIVLSAPDTLYRRFLTNFVDSTDLMYTDFVAKTLNLATPADTRSAARKIMQLEKRQESFALASADQLVMPPREKYASLHDLVLFDNWNWLVYFNTLIANANINNDTKVFVSDPIYFRNHGAILGGAWDAIVANYMAYKAIVELAPVLGQDAEYLLQVSHSYEVPDLGERQTACLSLVEKLFRYGVGVAAKLTLGREFATTPRSYMDAQLKHLFNATRHLISGLVDSGRSWLDPLDKAMAVRKLSNMRFEFGAQCNLIEYELYRRNYAALNSSNSLSLSDEVGSDNYSSHSWDQLPLPHVVFVFFSIASTTYWDAWGSATSRAYDNRYSLTAFRTGYELQHTGNLLIIPQATVAFLSQMSNVIHPVAYGVVAADIVRGLVEALSRSGSSVDADSQPRFWWSIATLDSYENISICLQSQYQAPVAQGARLRSLETDLLDNAVAYPLFQLYKDSATNLGNASVTSAHGAEEAQRSLTMDQMFFYNFAAALCDFRDVDLWQQQHKFHLTPAPWRVNVPLKNLRAFADAFACKPGSPMNPAKRCSVWKEERFDGAT, from the coding sequence ATGCGCCACTACGAGGAATGCCAGGAACAGCATGCTGAGAGAGAAGATCATGCTTCTCGACCAGCATCGCGCTCAGGACAGGGCCGCGTCAGCTCCGTGCCCGCCTTTGCCATTGTGTTGCTTTCGACGGCTGGTTGCACCGTCGTGCTCGGAGTCACCGGCGTCGTGTACTCGACGCAGCCGGCCTCCACGCAGAATGAGTCCCACGAGCGCCCTGTTGCTATCCACATGGAGGCCTCCAGGTCCAAGTTAGCCGTTGACGGTGCGTGCGAGTCCAGTTTCTGCGAATGGAACAAGGACTATATCCTGCGCGCCGCGGACCCTTCCAGGGACCCCTGCGACGACTTCTACGCTCACGCTTGCAATGCGCAGCGCTGGTACCGAGTTGGAAGTCGTTCGACAAGACCGTTTGCGGAGCTCGGCACAACGCAGCTGATGACGGACATGGAGCGCTTTTTCCGTTACTTCATCCAACTCAAGGGCAGCCCGATGGAGGATAATTTTTTGTCACGCGTGATGTGGGTCAATGAAGCCTGCCAGAAGAGCACAGCTCCAAGGACGAACATTACGGCCGAGCTCGAGGTGGTGTTCAACAACCTGGGTATTGTCGGTGGGCTTCCTGTCAGGCTCGTCCCTAGAGGAAAGCTGGCCGAGCTCGTGGCAGCCGGCGACAGACACTTACAGCTCCAGCCGCTGTTTAAAGTCAAAGTGTTGCACCGGCAAGAGCGCGGTGCGAATGGCAACTTTGACATTGTCCTGTCTGCTCCGGACACGTTGTACCGACGCTTCCTGACCAACTTCGTCGACTCCACTGATTTGATGTACACCGACTTTGTTGCCAAGACGCTGAATCTCGCCACCCCGGCTGACACACGATCTGCGGCGAGGAAGATAATGCAGCTCGAGAAGCGGCAGGAAAGCTTTGCGCTGGCCTCTGCAGATCAACTCGTGATGCCTCCCAGAGAGAAATACGCGTCGCTTCATGACCTAGTTCTCTTCGACAACTGGAACTGGCTCGTTTACTTTAACACGCTCATCGCCAATGCGAATATAAATAATGACACGAAGGTCTTCGTGAGTGACCCCATATATTTCCGAAACCATGGCGCTATCCTCGGAGGCGCCTGGGACGCGATAGTTGCGAACTATATGGCGTACAAGGCGATCGTGGAGCTTGCCCCCGTATTGGGTCAGGATGCCGAATACCTGCTCCAGGTCTCCCACAGCTACGAGGTGCCAGACCTAGGCGAGCGGCAGACAGCCTGCCTGTCACTAGTAGAAAAACTCTTCAGGTACGGCGTTGGTGTAGCCGCCAAGCTCACGCTAGGAAGGGAGTTCGCCACGACACCGCGCAGTTATATGGACGCGCAGCTGAAGCATCTGTTCAACGCGACCAGACACCTGATCTCCGGACTGGTCGACTCGGGACGATCCTGGCTGGACCCCTTAGACAAGGCCATGGCAGTGCGGAAGTTGAGCAACATGCGGTTCGAGTTCGGCGCCCAGTGTAACCTTATTGAGTACGAGCTCTACCGGCGTAACTACGCAGCACTCAATAGCTCGAATTCATTGTCATTGTCGGACGAAGTTGGAAGTGACAACTACTCGAGCCACTCTTGGGACCAACTGCCACTTCCACACGTTGTATTTGTCTTCTTCTCGATCGCTTCGACCACGTATTGGGATGCCTGGGGCAGCGCCACATCGCGCGCTTACGACAACCGCTACTCGCTGACTGCTTTTCGAACGGGCTACGAGCTCCAGCATACGGGTAATCTTCTGATTATTCCGCAAGCCACTGTAGCATTTCTCAGTCAGATGAGCAATGTCATCCACCCCGTCGCGTACGGCGTGGTTGCGGCGGACATAGTTCGCGGTCTCGTGGAAGCGCTCAGCAGGAGTGGTTCTTCAGTGGACGCCGACTCACAGCCTCGTTTTTGGTGGAGCATCGCAACCCTCGACTCGTACGAGAACATCAGCATTTGCCTCCAGTCCCAGTACCAGGCGCCTGTGGCTCAGGGTGCCAGACTGCGTTCTTTGGAGACTGACTTACTCGACAATGCGGTGGCTTACCCGCTCTTCCAACTATACAAGGATTCGGCGACTAACCTCGGGAATGCGAGCGTAACTTCTGCTCACGGCGCCGAGGAAGCTCAGCGTTCCCTCACAATGGATCAGATGTTTTTCTACAACTTCGCGGCAGCACTGTGCGACTTCAGGGATGTGGACTTGTGGCAGCAACAGCACAAGTTCCACCTGACGCCCGCTCCGTGGCGCGTAAACGTACCGCTCAAGAACCTGCGCGCTTTTGCGGACGCGTTCGCTTGCAAGCCCGGGTCGCCCATGAACCCCGCAAAGCGGTGCAGCGTGTGGAAGGAAGAACGTTTTGATGGCGCGACGTAG